One window from the genome of Rhodospirillales bacterium encodes:
- the rsfS gene encoding ribosome silencing factor produces MPRQTNARKQILDIVSLTTSALEDGKAEDVVTIDLAGKTTFADYMIICSGQSQRQVTALADRLVEAVKETGFAVNGIEGYDAGEWVLVDLGDVVIHIFRSEIRGLYNLEKMWSMPMPVPVEATA; encoded by the coding sequence ATTCCTCGTCAGACCAACGCCAGGAAACAGATCCTGGATATCGTCTCGCTCACCACGAGCGCACTTGAAGACGGCAAGGCCGAAGATGTGGTGACCATCGATCTCGCCGGGAAAACCACCTTCGCCGATTACATGATCATCTGCAGCGGCCAGTCGCAACGACAGGTCACGGCACTGGCCGATCGTCTGGTGGAGGCCGTCAAGGAAACCGGTTTCGCCGTCAACGGCATCGAAGGCTACGATGCTGGCGAATGGGTCCTTGTCGATCTGGGAGATGTGGTGATCCACATCTTCCGCAGCGAAATCCGCGGTCTCTACAATCTGGAAAAGATGTGGTCGATGCCCATGCCTGTGCCGGTCGAAGCCACGGCCTGA
- a CDS encoding nicotinate-nucleotide adenylyltransferase: MSTHLALLNHAARRRVGLLGGSFNPAHEGHLFVSHLALERLDLDEVWWLVAPQNPMKPLEGMASLEGRLAAAKQYTRGLDIVVTGIERELRTRFTADTIQRLQIRAPHARFVWLMGADNLATVHRWHRWQTIFKSVPVAIFDRSPYSLSSLASRAAVRFRRYRLPALRAQVIADCEPPVWAFVLGPRHPASATAIRAGDRRFGFAGQDDGPTL; encoded by the coding sequence CTGAGCACCCATCTTGCGCTTCTGAACCACGCCGCCAGGCGGCGGGTCGGCCTCCTGGGCGGGTCATTCAACCCCGCCCACGAGGGCCATCTCTTCGTCAGCCATCTCGCCCTGGAAAGACTTGATCTCGATGAGGTCTGGTGGCTCGTGGCACCGCAGAACCCGATGAAGCCGCTCGAGGGCATGGCGTCTCTCGAGGGCCGGCTTGCCGCAGCGAAACAGTACACGCGCGGCCTCGACATCGTGGTCACCGGGATCGAACGGGAACTGCGCACCCGCTTTACTGCGGACACGATCCAGAGGCTTCAAATCCGCGCACCGCACGCCCGGTTCGTCTGGCTGATGGGCGCCGACAACCTTGCCACGGTGCACCGATGGCACCGATGGCAGACCATCTTCAAAAGCGTTCCGGTTGCGATTTTCGACCGTTCTCCGTATTCTTTGTCGAGTCTGGCAAGCCGGGCTGCGGTCCGGTTTCGGCGTTATCGCCTTCCAGCCCTGAGGGCCCAGGTAATCGCCGATTGTGAGCCGCCGGTCTGGGCGTTTGTTCTCGGCCCGCGGCACCCCGCCTCGGCGACAGCCATTCGGGCGGGCGACCGAAGGTTCGGCTTCGCGGGACAGGACGACGGACCAACGCTCTAA
- a CDS encoding glutamate-5-semialdehyde dehydrogenase, which yields MNAATPATAQREDDVAAVMDAMGRHARAASATMAHATTATKNAALAAAANAIRSNRKALMTANALDMEQAREKGLSGPMLNRLALDDTRIEGMAAGLDAIAVLDDPVSKERERWTVPSGLDIARVSVPLGVIGIIYESRPNVTADAGALSLKSGNAAILRGGSESFHSSHAIVACLHEGLDAAALSRDSIQLVPTTDRAAVGEMLTMTRWIDIIVPRGGQSLVERVQTESRVPVIAHLIGLCHVYVDRAADPAMASDIAVNAKLRRTSICGAAETLLIDGGLDADAQRRVVASLLDAGCEVRGDDAVRALDARVLPAATSDWDTEYLDAVISARLVDGVDDALDHIARHGSDHTDTIVTDDSATAEHFLARAPSAIAMWNASTQFADGGEFGMGAEIGISTNRLHARGPVGIDQLTTMKYVVRGNGQTRP from the coding sequence ATGAACGCCGCAACTCCCGCTACGGCGCAGCGTGAGGATGACGTTGCAGCCGTAATGGACGCCATGGGCCGCCATGCCCGCGCCGCCTCCGCAACCATGGCGCATGCCACGACCGCGACGAAGAACGCTGCACTCGCAGCCGCCGCAAACGCCATCCGCTCCAACCGCAAGGCCCTCATGACGGCCAACGCACTCGACATGGAGCAGGCCCGCGAGAAGGGTCTGAGCGGTCCGATGCTCAACCGCCTTGCGCTTGATGACACACGGATCGAAGGCATGGCTGCGGGGCTCGACGCGATTGCCGTGCTCGACGATCCGGTCAGCAAGGAGCGCGAGCGCTGGACCGTGCCGAGCGGGCTCGACATCGCCCGTGTCTCGGTCCCCCTGGGCGTGATCGGCATCATCTACGAGTCCCGGCCCAATGTGACCGCCGATGCGGGCGCGCTGAGCCTGAAGTCCGGCAACGCTGCGATCCTGCGCGGCGGATCAGAGAGCTTCCACTCCTCACACGCCATCGTCGCCTGTCTGCATGAAGGTCTCGATGCGGCCGCGCTTTCCCGCGATTCCATCCAGCTCGTGCCGACGACCGACCGTGCGGCCGTGGGCGAGATGCTGACGATGACCCGCTGGATCGACATCATCGTGCCCCGCGGCGGCCAGTCCCTGGTCGAACGCGTGCAGACCGAGAGCCGGGTTCCGGTGATCGCCCACCTGATCGGCCTCTGCCATGTCTATGTCGACCGCGCGGCAGACCCCGCCATGGCGAGCGACATCGCGGTCAACGCCAAGCTGCGGCGGACCAGCATCTGCGGCGCGGCAGAGACACTTCTCATCGATGGCGGACTGGACGCCGACGCCCAGCGTCGCGTCGTGGCCTCGTTGCTGGATGCGGGATGCGAGGTCCGTGGCGACGATGCCGTGCGCGCGCTCGACGCGCGCGTGCTGCCGGCAGCCACCAGCGACTGGGACACCGAGTACCTCGATGCCGTGATCTCCGCCCGTCTGGTCGACGGCGTCGACGATGCGCTCGATCACATCGCACGGCACGGCTCAGACCACACCGACACCATCGTGACGGATGACAGCGCCACCGCCGAACACTTCCTGGCGCGGGCACCGAGCGCCATTGCCATGTGGAACGCCTCCACCCAGTTCGCCGACGGTGGCGAGTTCGGCATGGGTGCGGAGATCGGTATCTCGACCAACAGGCTGCATGCGCGCGGCCCCGTGGGCATCGACCAGCTCACGACCATGAAATACGTCGTGCGCGGCAACGGACAGACCCGGCCCTGA
- a CDS encoding glutamate 5-kinase encodes MSARLAAARRVVVKIGSALLVEDQDGRIRRSWLNALADDVAHLRKRGCEVVIVTSGAIAIGRRLLGLKDGTLRLEESQAAAASGQIRLAHAYQDALAHHEIGVAQLLLTLSDTEDRRRYLNALNTLNTLIRLGAVPVVNENDTVATGEIRFGDNDRLAARVAMMSSADVLVLLSDIDGLYDRDPRNDDAAVMIPEVREITPAVEAMAGKLRPGDSSGGMKTKLMAAKIATQAGCHMAIADGRIDHPLRAILDGNACTWFVAQDNPTTARKRWIAGSIKPAGAITVDAGALAALGQGRSLLPAGVTGIDGCFERGDAVVVKGPDGSEIGRGLVAYSCTDARTIAGHKSGDIERLLGYRRREELIHRDDLVMS; translated from the coding sequence ATGAGCGCGCGGCTTGCCGCCGCCCGACGCGTCGTCGTCAAGATCGGCTCCGCGCTCCTGGTCGAGGATCAGGACGGCCGGATCCGTCGCAGCTGGCTCAACGCACTGGCCGATGATGTCGCCCACCTCAGGAAGCGTGGCTGCGAGGTCGTCATCGTCACCTCGGGCGCCATTGCCATCGGCCGCCGCCTGCTGGGCCTCAAGGATGGCACGCTGCGCCTTGAGGAGAGTCAGGCCGCCGCCGCGAGCGGTCAGATCCGACTGGCACACGCCTATCAGGATGCGCTGGCACACCACGAGATCGGCGTCGCCCAGCTTCTGCTGACCCTGTCGGACACCGAGGATCGTCGGCGCTACCTCAACGCGCTCAACACGCTCAACACACTGATCAGGCTGGGTGCCGTTCCGGTCGTGAACGAGAACGACACGGTTGCGACCGGCGAGATCCGCTTCGGCGACAACGACCGCCTGGCCGCCCGCGTCGCCATGATGTCGAGCGCCGACGTGCTGGTTCTGCTGTCCGACATCGACGGACTCTACGATCGCGACCCACGCAACGACGACGCTGCCGTGATGATCCCGGAGGTGCGTGAGATCACACCAGCGGTCGAGGCCATGGCCGGCAAGCTTCGCCCCGGCGACTCCTCGGGCGGTATGAAGACCAAGCTGATGGCCGCGAAGATCGCGACCCAGGCCGGCTGCCACATGGCGATCGCCGACGGCCGGATCGACCACCCCCTGCGCGCCATTCTCGACGGCAACGCCTGCACCTGGTTCGTTGCCCAGGACAATCCGACGACCGCGCGCAAGCGCTGGATTGCGGGCTCTATCAAACCTGCCGGTGCGATCACGGTCGATGCCGGGGCGCTGGCCGCCCTGGGGCAAGGACGCAGTCTGCTGCCCGCAGGCGTAACAGGAATTGACGGCTGCTTCGAACGCGGCGATGCGGTCGTCGTGAAGGGACCGGACGGCAGCGAAATCGGCCGCGGCCTGGTCGCCTATTCGTGCACGGATGCCCGGACCATCGCCGGCCACAAAAGCGGCGACATCGAAAGACTGCTGGGCTACCGTCGGCGCGAAGAGCTCATCCACCGCGACGATCTGGTGATGTCATGA
- the obgE gene encoding GTPase ObgE, which yields MKFLDEAKIYLRSGDGGAGCVSFRRVKSIEFGGPDGGDGGRGGDIILECVANLNTLIDYRFQQHIKAKNGRPGEGQQRTGASAAHVTVPLPPGTQVFAEDRETLLADLTEPGQRIVLLRGGDGGRGNIRFKSSTNQAPRRSDPGWPGEERWVWLRLKLIADVALVGLPNAGKSTLLSVVSRARPKIDDYPFTTLHPNLGVVGVDDDEFVMADLPGLIEGAHEGVGLGDRFLGHAERCAALLHLVDSTSETIPEDYMTIRRELDAYGGGLMDKPAVLVCNKVDALTDELRADAMAALEDAAGMPVIAMSGASGESVEAVAHALMVHVTRERQRRTENAA from the coding sequence ATGAAGTTCCTCGACGAAGCCAAGATCTATCTGAGGAGCGGCGACGGCGGTGCGGGCTGCGTTAGCTTCCGGCGCGTGAAGTCCATCGAGTTCGGGGGACCCGACGGCGGTGACGGCGGACGCGGCGGCGACATCATCCTGGAGTGTGTCGCCAACCTGAACACGCTGATCGACTACCGCTTCCAGCAGCACATCAAGGCGAAGAACGGTCGCCCCGGCGAGGGCCAGCAACGCACGGGTGCCAGCGCTGCTCATGTCACGGTTCCGTTGCCGCCTGGCACCCAGGTCTTCGCCGAGGACCGCGAGACCCTGCTCGCCGACCTCACCGAGCCCGGTCAGCGCATCGTCCTGCTCAGGGGCGGCGACGGCGGGCGCGGCAATATCCGCTTCAAGTCATCGACCAATCAGGCCCCGCGCCGTTCCGACCCAGGCTGGCCGGGCGAGGAACGCTGGGTCTGGCTGCGTCTCAAGCTGATCGCCGACGTCGCCCTCGTCGGCCTGCCCAATGCCGGCAAGTCGACGCTGCTTTCGGTCGTCTCACGCGCGCGGCCTAAGATCGACGACTATCCCTTTACCACGCTCCATCCCAACCTCGGTGTGGTCGGCGTCGACGACGACGAGTTCGTCATGGCCGACCTGCCCGGTCTGATCGAGGGTGCGCACGAGGGTGTCGGCTTGGGCGACCGCTTCCTTGGCCATGCCGAGCGCTGCGCTGCCCTGCTCCACCTCGTCGACAGCACGTCCGAAACCATCCCCGAGGACTACATGACGATTCGCCGCGAGCTCGACGCCTATGGCGGCGGGCTCATGGACAAGCCCGCCGTGCTGGTCTGCAACAAGGTCGACGCGCTCACCGATGAGCTGCGCGCCGACGCCATGGCGGCGCTCGAAGACGCCGCAGGCATGCCCGTGATAGCCATGTCGGGCGCTTCGGGCGAAAGCGTCGAGGCTGTCGCTCATGCGCTGATGGTCCATGTCACGCGCGAGCGGCAGCGGCGTACAGAGAACGCGGCATGA
- a CDS encoding VOC family protein, which yields MTLDTEPRAPLVPELVCSDLERSLAFHCDVPGFRVLHSRDDPPFVYLEREHAEVMLEAWHADVRFTGALTKTDHKLFREPEGTWYAGENVVYGQRELLVQDPDGYLPGFCQEIGKRPIGEAA from the coding sequence ATGACTCTCGACACCGAACCCCGCGCCCCTCTCGTGCCAGAGCTTGTCTGCTCCGACCTGGAACGGAGCCTCGCGTTCCACTGCGACGTGCCGGGCTTTCGCGTGCTCCACAGCCGCGACGATCCGCCGTTCGTCTACCTGGAGCGCGAGCATGCCGAGGTGATGCTGGAGGCGTGGCATGCCGACGTCCGGTTCACAGGCGCGCTCACCAAGACCGATCACAAGCTCTTTCGCGAACCGGAAGGGACCTGGTATGCCGGCGAGAATGTGGTCTACGGCCAGCGCGAGCTCCTGGTCCAGGACCCCGACGGTTACCTCCCGGGTTTCTGCCAGGAGATCGGCAAACGGCCGATCGGAGAGGCGGCATGA
- the rpmA gene encoding 50S ribosomal protein L27: MAHKKAGGSSRNGRDSPGQRLGVKKFGSEDVIAGNILVKQRGTRFHPGHNVGMGKDHTLFATSDGTVRFRQATGKRTYVDVVPGAVPAE, encoded by the coding sequence ATGGCCCACAAGAAGGCGGGCGGCAGCTCACGTAACGGCCGCGACTCTCCGGGTCAGCGCCTGGGCGTGAAGAAGTTCGGCAGTGAGGACGTCATCGCCGGCAACATTCTCGTCAAGCAGCGCGGCACCAGGTTCCATCCCGGCCACAACGTCGGCATGGGCAAGGATCACACCCTGTTTGCGACGAGCGATGGCACTGTCCGGTTCCGCCAGGCAACCGGCAAGCGGACCTACGTGGACGTTGTCCCGGGTGCGGTGCCTGCCGAATAG
- the rplU gene encoding 50S ribosomal protein L21 gives MFAVIQTGGKQHRVARNDILSVERLAGEPGDLVDFDKVLMVANGETIDLNADGATVKAEILEHNRADKILIFKKKRRKHYRRRGGHRQQQTVVKITEILAKGAKPAAKKAAKKAASPKVEAAAAEAEAKED, from the coding sequence ATGTTCGCAGTTATTCAAACAGGCGGCAAACAGCACCGCGTGGCCCGGAACGACATTCTCTCCGTGGAGCGCCTGGCAGGCGAACCAGGCGATTTGGTCGATTTCGACAAGGTCCTGATGGTCGCCAATGGCGAGACCATCGACCTCAATGCCGATGGCGCCACGGTGAAAGCGGAGATCCTAGAACACAACCGTGCCGACAAGATCCTGATCTTCAAGAAGAAGCGCCGTAAGCACTATCGTCGCCGCGGCGGTCACCGCCAGCAGCAGACGGTCGTGAAGATCACCGAGATTCTGGCCAAGGGTGCCAAGCCCGCAGCCAAGAAAGCCGCGAAGAAGGCGGCTTCTCCCAAAGTCGAGGCCGCTGCGGCCGAGGCCGAAGCCAAGGAGGACTGA
- a CDS encoding DUF2160 domain-containing protein, protein MGLEWMAWTWETAGFFTFVFASIAAIGFWEWRMPGGGPRDGILGIITTRGDRLFISLLGSAFIFLGWLALMGTPLWGPLAIAIAWAGFVFWKI, encoded by the coding sequence ATGGGCCTCGAATGGATGGCATGGACCTGGGAGACAGCCGGCTTCTTCACCTTTGTCTTCGCCTCAATTGCGGCGATCGGGTTCTGGGAATGGCGCATGCCAGGCGGTGGCCCGCGCGACGGCATCCTCGGAATCATTACCACCCGCGGCGACCGCCTGTTCATCTCGCTCCTGGGCTCGGCCTTCATCTTCCTGGGCTGGCTCGCCCTGATGGGAACCCCGCTCTGGGGTCCACTCGCTATCGCGATTGCCTGGGCCGGATTCGTCTTCTGGAAGATATGA
- a CDS encoding carbohydrate ABC transporter permease → MRLKPVIVIAYIVMLMLPICWLLSMSFKTTNEILGGFTLLPQEFTLENYTVILTDPTWYWGYITSLIYVTINMVLSVTVALPAAYAFSRFTFLGDKHLFFWLLTNRMAPPAVFALPFFQLYSSVGLFDTHIAVALAHCLFNIPLAVWILEGFMSSIPKELDETAHVDGYSFPRFFIRIFIPNISSGIGVAAFFCFMFSWVEMLLAKTLTAVEAKPIAAMMTKTASSAGYELGLLAAAGVLTIVPGAIVIYFVRNYIAKGFALGRV, encoded by the coding sequence ATGCGTCTGAAACCCGTCATCGTCATTGCCTACATCGTCATGCTGATGCTGCCGATCTGCTGGCTGCTCAGCATGTCGTTCAAGACGACCAACGAGATCCTCGGCGGCTTCACGCTGCTGCCCCAGGAGTTCACGCTCGAGAACTACACGGTCATCCTGACCGATCCGACCTGGTACTGGGGTTACATCACCTCGTTGATCTACGTGACGATCAACATGGTGCTCTCGGTCACCGTGGCGCTTCCGGCCGCTTATGCCTTCTCGCGCTTCACCTTCCTGGGCGACAAACACCTGTTCTTCTGGCTGCTGACCAACCGCATGGCGCCCCCGGCCGTCTTCGCCCTGCCGTTCTTCCAGCTCTATTCCTCGGTCGGGCTGTTCGATACCCACATCGCCGTTGCGCTGGCGCACTGCCTGTTCAACATCCCACTCGCAGTCTGGATCCTGGAGGGCTTCATGTCCTCGATCCCGAAGGAACTCGACGAGACCGCCCATGTCGACGGCTATTCGTTCCCGCGCTTCTTCATACGCATCTTCATTCCGAACATCAGTTCGGGCATCGGCGTCGCGGCGTTCTTCTGCTTCATGTTCTCGTGGGTCGAGATGCTGCTCGCCAAGACGCTGACCGCCGTGGAAGCCAAGCCGATCGCCGCAATGATGACCAAGACCGCCTCCAGCGCGGGTTACGAACTGGGGCTCCTGGCGGCGGCTGGCGTTCTGACCATCGTACCAGGCGCGATCGTGATCTACTTTGTCCGCAACTACATCGCCAAGGGCTTTGCCCTCGGGCGGGTCTGA
- a CDS encoding sugar ABC transporter permease — protein sequence MPTKTLRHSAWFLVVPVVLLVAFNALVPLMTVVNYSVQETFGNNQFFWHGIGWFEDLLTSSRFHDALGRQLLFTFTILLIEVPLGIIIALAMPKKGIWVPVCLVLMALPLLIPWNVVGSMWNIFTLPDIGMLGYTLNWIGIDYNMTRQPVSAWITIIVMDVWHWTSLVVLLTYAGLLSIPDAYYQAASIDGAKPWAVFRHIQLPKLRRVLTIAVLLRFMDSFMIYTEPFVLTGGGPGNATTLLSIDLVKMALGQFDLGPAAAMSLIYFLITLLFSWIFYTVMTRHDSK from the coding sequence ATGCCAACCAAGACCCTGCGCCACTCCGCCTGGTTCCTTGTCGTTCCCGTCGTGCTGCTGGTGGCGTTCAACGCGCTCGTACCGCTGATGACCGTCGTGAACTATTCGGTCCAGGAAACCTTCGGCAACAATCAGTTCTTCTGGCACGGCATTGGCTGGTTCGAGGACCTGCTGACATCGTCGCGCTTTCACGACGCGCTCGGACGACAGCTGCTGTTCACCTTCACGATCCTTCTGATCGAGGTGCCACTCGGCATCATTATCGCGCTTGCGATGCCGAAGAAGGGAATCTGGGTTCCGGTCTGCCTGGTTCTGATGGCGCTGCCTCTGCTGATCCCCTGGAACGTCGTCGGTTCCATGTGGAACATCTTCACGCTGCCCGACATCGGCATGCTCGGCTACACGCTGAACTGGATCGGCATCGACTACAACATGACCCGGCAGCCGGTCTCGGCCTGGATCACCATTATCGTGATGGATGTCTGGCACTGGACCTCGCTGGTCGTGCTGCTGACCTATGCCGGTCTGCTCTCGATCCCGGACGCCTACTACCAGGCCGCGTCGATCGACGGCGCCAAGCCCTGGGCCGTGTTCCGCCACATCCAGCTTCCAAAGCTGCGCCGGGTTCTGACCATCGCCGTCCTGCTGCGCTTCATGGACAGCTTCATGATATACACCGAGCCCTTCGTGCTAACGGGTGGCGGTCCCGGCAACGCGACCACGTTGCTGTCAATCGATCTCGTCAAGATGGCGCTCGGCCAGTTCGACCTGGGGCCCGCTGCCGCCATGTCGCTGATCTACTTCCTCATCACGCTGCTGTTCTCGTGGATCTTCTACACCGTGATGACACGGCACGATTCGAAGTGA
- a CDS encoding ABC transporter ATP-binding protein, with product MARIRLQDLKHSYDPANQSPDAYALKGLHLAWNDGGAYALLGPSGCGKTTLLNIISGLVSPSHGRVLFDDNDVTDLPPSQRNIAQVFQFPVIYDTMTVYENLAFPLRNRGVPRSEIEERVRELSGLLELDDMLRKRASGLTPDVKQKLSMGRGLVRKDVNVIMFDEPLTVIDPHLKWRLRSKLKELHQTVGTTMIYVTHDQTEALTFADQVVVMREGEVVQVGTPIELFERPAHTFVGYFIGSPGMNIIPCEVDNGSVSVGGVKVPTATTPHGGGRGTLELGVRPEHVHLSDAGLPVEIVNVADVGRHCVVTAMAGNDRIHLLSRKDERPSAGPAHLAFDADHARVYRDGWLVEDPGSA from the coding sequence ATGGCACGCATCCGACTTCAGGATCTCAAGCACAGCTACGATCCAGCCAACCAGTCACCCGACGCGTACGCTCTCAAGGGGCTCCATCTCGCATGGAACGACGGTGGCGCCTATGCCCTGCTCGGCCCTTCGGGCTGCGGCAAGACGACACTGCTCAACATCATCTCGGGCCTGGTCTCACCGTCACACGGACGCGTCCTGTTCGACGACAACGACGTGACCGATCTGCCACCGTCGCAGCGCAACATTGCCCAGGTTTTCCAGTTCCCGGTGATCTACGACACCATGACCGTCTACGAGAATCTGGCCTTTCCGCTGCGCAACCGCGGCGTGCCGCGGAGCGAGATCGAGGAGCGGGTTCGCGAGCTCTCCGGCTTGCTGGAACTTGACGACATGCTTCGCAAACGCGCCTCGGGCCTCACACCCGACGTGAAGCAGAAGCTCTCGATGGGCCGCGGACTGGTGCGCAAGGACGTGAACGTCATCATGTTCGACGAGCCGCTGACCGTGATCGATCCACATCTCAAGTGGCGTCTGCGCTCAAAGCTGAAGGAGCTGCACCAGACGGTCGGCACCACCATGATCTACGTCACCCATGACCAGACCGAGGCGCTGACCTTTGCTGACCAGGTCGTGGTGATGCGCGAGGGCGAGGTCGTTCAGGTCGGCACACCGATCGAGTTGTTCGAGCGGCCGGCGCATACCTTCGTCGGCTACTTTATCGGCTCTCCGGGCATGAACATCATCCCCTGCGAAGTCGACAACGGCAGCGTCAGTGTAGGCGGCGTCAAGGTTCCGACCGCCACGACACCCCATGGCGGCGGGAGGGGCACACTGGAGCTCGGCGTACGGCCCGAGCATGTCCATCTGTCCGATGCCGGACTGCCCGTCGAGATCGTCAACGTGGCGGACGTCGGTCGCCACTGCGTGGTGACGGCAATGGCAGGCAACGACCGCATTCATCTGCTGAGCCGCAAGGACGAACGCCCTTCGGCGGGACCGGCCCATCTTGCGTTCGACGCCGATCATGCCCGGGTCTACCGGGACGGCTGGCTCGTCGAAGACCCGGGGAGCGCCTGA
- a CDS encoding ABC transporter ATP-binding protein codes for MTLEFRNVAKHVGAETHIHECSFSLAPDGFNVLLGATNAGKTTLIKMMAHLDRPSSGEIWFNGENVTHVRTQKRNVSLVHQFFVNYPHMSVFENIASPLRVAGVPKAEIKRRVQETAALLKLEPFLSRRPAELSGGQQQRTALARALVKDSDLVLLDEPLVNLDYKLREELREELPRLLRGRNALVVYATSEPSEALMLVGRTVALHEGRVTQVGDTAKVYRQPTNLVTSRAFSDPPINTARVTKRGDRIKLSADIAWTAHGPIETAADGDYIVAIRPHYISPIASDGVVTEITGRVLITELSGSESTAHFAFGENVWVSLSHGVHSYSIGESHTFHMATAGCLYFMPDGTRLAA; via the coding sequence ATGACCCTGGAATTCCGCAACGTCGCCAAGCACGTCGGCGCCGAGACCCACATTCACGAGTGTTCCTTCTCGCTGGCGCCCGACGGTTTCAATGTGCTGCTGGGCGCAACAAACGCGGGCAAGACGACGCTCATCAAGATGATGGCGCATCTCGACCGCCCGAGCTCCGGGGAAATCTGGTTCAACGGCGAGAACGTTACACACGTGCGCACCCAGAAGCGCAACGTGAGCCTGGTGCACCAGTTCTTCGTGAACTATCCGCACATGAGTGTCTTCGAAAACATCGCCTCGCCCCTGCGTGTGGCGGGCGTTCCAAAGGCCGAGATCAAGCGCCGCGTCCAGGAGACCGCAGCGCTCCTGAAGCTCGAGCCGTTTCTTTCGCGGCGCCCCGCCGAGCTGTCGGGCGGTCAGCAACAGCGCACGGCGCTCGCACGCGCACTGGTCAAGGACAGCGACCTGGTTCTGCTCGACGAACCGTTGGTCAATCTCGACTACAAACTCCGCGAGGAGCTGCGCGAGGAGTTGCCGCGCCTTCTGAGAGGGCGCAACGCACTGGTGGTCTACGCCACGTCGGAGCCGAGCGAGGCGCTGATGCTGGTCGGGCGCACGGTCGCGCTGCACGAGGGCCGCGTCACCCAGGTCGGCGATACCGCCAAGGTCTACCGCCAGCCGACGAACCTCGTGACGAGCCGGGCCTTCTCTGACCCGCCGATCAACACCGCACGTGTCACCAAGCGCGGCGACCGGATCAAGCTGAGTGCCGACATCGCCTGGACGGCACACGGCCCGATCGAAACGGCTGCCGATGGCGACTATATCGTCGCCATCCGCCCGCATTACATCTCACCGATCGCATCCGATGGCGTCGTCACCGAGATCACTGGCCGTGTCCTGATTACCGAGCTTTCAGGCTCGGAGAGCACGGCGCATTTCGCGTTCGGCGAGAACGTCTGGGTCTCGCTCAGCCATGGCGTCCACAGCTACAGCATCGGCGAAAGCCACACCTTCCACATGGCCACGGCGGGCTGTCTCTATTTCATGCCCGACGGCACACGGCTGGCGGCCTGA